A single window of Flavipsychrobacter sp. DNA harbors:
- the mraY gene encoding phospho-N-acetylmuramoyl-pentapeptide-transferase, with protein MLYYLFTYLREHFGLFGAGVFYYITFRAAMAIIVSLIITMIFGKGLIRYLHKKQIGETVRDLGLAGEKQKMGTPTMGGLIIIAAIVIPTLLFARVSNVYVILLLVSTVWLGLIGFLDDYIKVFKKNKEGLAGKFKVLGQVGLGLIVGSTMYFNDNVVTTREVTNSAPIVHNTAEQVKSDVFTRKDRDGNERKYVRVKSVTTTIPFTKTHELSYAKIASIFGEDLVNVLTPIIYILFAIFIVTAVSNGANITDGVDGLATGVSAIIGICLGVFAYVSGNYIFADYLGIMHIPHLGELSIFIAAFIGACIGFLWYNAYPAQVFMGDTGSLALGGIIGTLALVIRKELLIPIICGIFLVENLSVIIQVYYFKYTKKKHGEGRRVFLMAPLHHHYQKLGYHESKIVTRFWIVGIMLAVMSIVTLKMQ; from the coding sequence ATGCTATACTATCTTTTTACCTATTTAAGAGAACATTTTGGTCTGTTTGGTGCAGGTGTGTTTTATTATATCACCTTCCGTGCTGCCATGGCTATCATTGTGTCTCTTATTATCACTATGATATTTGGTAAAGGACTTATTCGCTACCTGCATAAAAAACAAATAGGAGAAACGGTAAGAGATCTAGGGTTGGCTGGTGAAAAGCAAAAAATGGGAACACCTACAATGGGTGGTTTGATCATAATTGCTGCTATTGTAATCCCAACGCTTCTGTTCGCAAGAGTAAGCAATGTGTATGTTATTCTCTTGCTTGTGTCAACAGTTTGGTTGGGGCTTATTGGTTTCTTGGATGATTATATAAAAGTATTCAAAAAGAATAAGGAGGGTCTCGCTGGTAAGTTTAAAGTGTTAGGGCAAGTAGGGTTAGGGTTGATTGTAGGTTCTACAATGTACTTCAATGATAATGTTGTTACAACTAGAGAGGTAACTAATAGTGCTCCTATTGTTCATAATACAGCAGAGCAAGTTAAGTCGGATGTGTTTACAAGAAAAGATCGTGACGGGAACGAAAGGAAATATGTTCGTGTAAAGTCGGTAACTACTACAATCCCGTTTACTAAAACGCATGAGTTGAGCTATGCAAAAATTGCTTCAATTTTTGGCGAAGATCTAGTGAATGTGTTAACGCCTATCATCTATATATTGTTCGCCATTTTTATAGTTACTGCGGTTTCTAACGGAGCTAATATTACCGACGGTGTTGATGGATTAGCTACAGGTGTGTCGGCTATTATAGGTATATGCCTTGGAGTGTTCGCCTACGTATCGGGCAATTACATTTTTGCCGACTATCTAGGCATTATGCATATTCCGCATTTAGGAGAGTTGTCCATATTTATTGCTGCCTTTATAGGGGCTTGCATTGGTTTTTTATGGTACAATGCTTACCCGGCTCAAGTGTTTATGGGGGATACAGGTAGTCTTGCCTTGGGTGGTATAATAGGTACGCTTGCCTTGGTAATAAGAAAGGAATTGTTGATACCTATTATCTGCGGCATATTCTTAGTAGAAAATTTATCAGTGATAATCCAAGTGTACTATTTCAAATACACTAAAAAGAAACATGGTGAAGGTAGAAGAGTGTTTTTAATGGCACCGCTGCATCATCATTATCAAAAGTTGGGTTATCACGAAAGTAAAATAGTAACAAGGTTTTGGATAGTCGGCATTATGCTGGCAGTGATGAGTATCGTAACACTTAAAATGCAATAG
- a CDS encoding UDP-N-acetylmuramoyl-L-alanyl-D-glutamate--2,6-diaminopimelate ligase, with the protein MQILKNILEDTEVLSHNVSLSVAASGLCIDSRAVKAGDVFFAINGVTVDGHQYIGKAIASGAVAIVCEQMPEVLDGDVVYVLVKDSAKAAGEVANVFYGRPSSKLKLVGITGTNGKTTVATLLYQLFKGLEYKCGLLSTVQNYIDDEVETATHTTPDAISIHALLAKMIAAGCSHTFMEVSSHAIHQQRIAGLVFSGGVFTNITHDHLDYHKTFDEYINVKKKFFDDLPKTAFALTNADDKRGGVMLQNTKANKHAYSLRVPATVKGKVLENNLTGLVMMIDGYEAYFRMIGSFNAYNLMAVYGVAILLGEDKMEVLAKLSTLNGAPGRFETLMSPNDKVLGIIDYAHTPDALLNVLATVNQLRGGMQQIITVVGCGGDRDKAKRPIMAEVATEHSDKAILTSDNPRSEDPEVILNEMEAGVSITNRRKVLRIADRKEAIKTACSLAQPEDIVLVAGKGHEAYQEIKGVRHHFDDKEILEETFKILNK; encoded by the coding sequence ATGCAAATATTAAAAAACATATTAGAGGATACAGAAGTGCTATCGCACAATGTGTCGTTGTCTGTAGCAGCAAGTGGGTTATGTATAGACTCTCGTGCTGTAAAGGCAGGCGATGTGTTTTTCGCTATCAATGGTGTAACCGTTGATGGTCATCAATATATAGGCAAAGCTATAGCTAGTGGTGCTGTTGCTATTGTGTGCGAGCAAATGCCGGAAGTGCTAGATGGGGATGTGGTTTATGTGTTGGTGAAAGATAGTGCAAAGGCAGCGGGTGAAGTGGCTAATGTTTTTTATGGTCGTCCTTCTTCGAAATTGAAGTTGGTTGGTATAACAGGAACAAATGGAAAAACTACTGTTGCAACTTTATTATATCAACTATTTAAAGGTTTAGAATATAAATGTGGTCTGCTCTCAACCGTTCAGAATTATATTGATGATGAGGTTGAAACGGCTACTCATACTACTCCCGATGCCATTTCCATTCACGCTTTATTAGCAAAAATGATAGCTGCTGGATGCTCGCATACTTTTATGGAAGTGAGTTCTCATGCAATACACCAGCAACGTATTGCAGGTTTAGTTTTCTCAGGAGGCGTTTTCACTAATATAACGCACGATCACTTAGATTATCACAAAACATTTGATGAGTACATCAACGTAAAGAAGAAGTTTTTTGACGACTTGCCTAAAACGGCTTTTGCATTAACTAATGCAGACGATAAAAGAGGCGGCGTGATGTTACAGAATACAAAAGCTAATAAACATGCTTATAGTTTGAGAGTGCCAGCAACTGTGAAGGGTAAAGTGTTGGAAAATAACTTGACAGGATTGGTGATGATGATAGATGGGTATGAGGCATATTTCAGAATGATCGGCTCATTTAACGCCTACAACTTAATGGCGGTGTATGGCGTGGCTATATTATTGGGTGAGGATAAGATGGAAGTATTGGCTAAACTAAGCACCCTGAACGGTGCTCCTGGTAGGTTTGAAACTTTGATGTCTCCAAACGATAAGGTATTGGGAATTATTGATTATGCGCATACACCTGATGCATTGTTGAATGTACTAGCTACAGTTAATCAATTGCGTGGTGGCATGCAGCAAATAATTACCGTAGTAGGGTGTGGAGGTGATAGGGATAAGGCAAAGCGCCCAATAATGGCAGAGGTGGCAACAGAGCATAGTGACAAAGCAATATTGACTTCTGATAATCCTAGAAGTGAAGATCCTGAAGTGATACTAAATGAAATGGAAGCTGGAGTGAGTATTACTAATAGAAGAAAGGTGTTGAGGATTGCTGATAGAAAAGAAGCAATAAAGACAGCATGTTCTTTGGCGCAACCGGAAGATATAGTATTAGTGGCAGGAAAGGGGCATGAGGCCTATCAAGAGATAAAAGGGGTGAGGCATCACTTTGACGATAAAGAAATATTAGAGGAGACATTTAAGATTTTAAATAAATAA
- a CDS encoding penicillin-binding protein, translating into MDVKKDIRFRVYIAFTCVCLFGIAIIVKAAMVQVKEGPELIKAAKNMHMRNATLLAERGNIYTEQGDLLCSTIPKFDAHVDFSVIDEELFQDEVKGLSDSLAKLFGDRTSRGYEKLLRSAYKNKRQNRYWLLAKSMQYHQYQELRNFPIFNKGKNRGGLIVESKSVRVNPYGILAYRTVGLWRENAKTVGLEATFDSVLNGVSGRRLEQKMTGGLWMPIEGTEIEPVNGRDIVTTIDVGIQDIAENSLRSILEKYECLYGTCVVMEVATGKVRALANLGRQKDGSYWEDYNYAMMPTEPGSTFKLMTLLALLNDKHIQIEDKVDAEGGAIRFGNLTMKDSHLGLGSLTIKDAFAHSSNAAMAKLAHQYYSKDPEQFIRHVCSVGLDKPTGIDVLGEKRTLVKTPDSKSWSKTTLPWMATGYEVLITPLHTCMLYNAVANNGKMMKPYLVSEVREYGKTIERFSPTVVVPAIGDSSTVAQLQACVEEVGLTGTAKGMKSPFYQIAGKTGTAQVADKGIKYSDRVYQGSFVGYFPADNPKYTIAVVVRTKPHSRAYYGGTVAAPVFRMIADKVFADNKDWSAPVDSMAEAAEEKELIAKKADAKAYKGLVNAIGLKVPVVGDGGMAQLTTDSSKEVKMTKMAVVENVVPDVVGMSLRDAIFLLEQSGMKVQIDGSGDVLSQSIEAGENIIQGRTIVLRLG; encoded by the coding sequence TTGGACGTTAAAAAAGACATACGGTTTAGGGTGTATATCGCATTTACATGTGTATGTCTATTTGGTATCGCCATAATAGTAAAGGCTGCAATGGTTCAAGTGAAAGAGGGGCCTGAATTGATAAAGGCTGCCAAGAACATGCATATGAGAAATGCTACGCTTTTGGCAGAGCGTGGTAATATATATACAGAGCAAGGAGACTTGCTGTGTTCTACCATTCCAAAATTTGATGCCCATGTTGATTTTTCTGTAATAGATGAAGAGTTGTTTCAAGATGAAGTGAAGGGGTTGTCTGATAGCTTGGCAAAATTGTTTGGTGATAGGACATCTAGAGGTTACGAAAAACTGCTACGGTCGGCATACAAGAATAAAAGACAAAATAGATATTGGTTGCTTGCTAAGAGTATGCAGTATCATCAGTATCAGGAGTTGAGGAATTTCCCAATTTTTAATAAGGGGAAGAATAGAGGAGGTTTAATAGTAGAGTCTAAGAGTGTAAGGGTGAACCCTTATGGTATACTGGCATATAGAACTGTGGGTTTGTGGAGGGAGAATGCAAAAACAGTAGGTTTGGAAGCTACATTTGACAGTGTACTTAACGGGGTGTCAGGCAGAAGGTTAGAGCAAAAGATGACTGGTGGTTTGTGGATGCCTATTGAGGGTACGGAGATAGAGCCGGTCAATGGTAGGGATATTGTAACTACGATAGATGTAGGAATACAGGATATAGCAGAGAACTCGCTAAGGAGTATACTGGAAAAATATGAGTGTCTGTATGGTACTTGTGTGGTGATGGAAGTAGCTACAGGCAAGGTGAGAGCATTAGCCAATTTGGGAAGGCAAAAAGATGGTAGTTATTGGGAGGATTATAACTATGCCATGATGCCAACAGAGCCAGGGTCTACATTTAAGTTGATGACCTTGTTGGCATTATTAAATGATAAGCACATACAAATAGAGGATAAAGTAGATGCCGAAGGTGGGGCGATCCGGTTTGGTAATTTGACCATGAAGGATTCCCATCTTGGGCTCGGTTCTTTAACTATTAAAGATGCTTTTGCGCATTCTTCTAACGCGGCAATGGCAAAGTTGGCGCACCAGTACTACAGTAAAGACCCTGAACAATTTATTAGGCATGTGTGCAGTGTGGGTTTAGATAAACCTACAGGTATTGATGTATTAGGAGAAAAGAGAACACTTGTAAAAACACCTGATAGTAAATCTTGGAGTAAAACGACATTGCCTTGGATGGCTACGGGTTATGAAGTGCTGATAACACCTTTGCATACTTGTATGTTATACAATGCCGTGGCAAATAATGGTAAGATGATGAAGCCTTATTTGGTGAGCGAGGTGCGTGAATATGGAAAAACGATCGAGCGTTTCAGTCCAACTGTAGTTGTGCCCGCAATAGGTGATTCGAGTACAGTGGCGCAATTGCAAGCTTGTGTAGAGGAGGTTGGTTTGACGGGTACTGCTAAAGGAATGAAAAGTCCTTTTTATCAAATAGCTGGCAAGACCGGTACTGCTCAAGTGGCCGATAAAGGCATTAAATATAGCGATCGTGTTTATCAGGGATCGTTCGTAGGTTATTTCCCTGCAGATAATCCGAAGTATACTATTGCTGTAGTTGTAAGGACGAAACCTCATTCCAGAGCATATTACGGAGGTACTGTTGCTGCACCTGTGTTTAGGATGATAGCCGATAAGGTCTTTGCGGATAATAAAGATTGGTCGGCACCTGTAGATAGTATGGCGGAAGCTGCTGAAGAAAAAGAACTGATCGCTAAAAAGGCAGATGCTAAGGCGTATAAAGGATTAGTGAATGCTATTGGTTTGAAGGTGCCTGTAGTAGGTGATGGAGGTATGGCGCAATTGACAACGGATAGCAGCAAGGAGGTAAAGATGACAAAGATGGCAGTTGTAGAAAATGTAGTGCCTGATGTGGTGGGGATGAGTTTGAGAGATGCGATCTTTTTGCTAGAACAAAGCGGAATGAAGGTGCAGATAGATGGTAGTGGTGATGTTTTATCACAATCCATAGAAGCGGGAGAAAATATTATTCAAGGGAGAACAATTGTATTGAGATTAGGTTAA
- a CDS encoding FtsL-like putative cell division protein, which yields MWRKKKIEKEQEESSSFKDKLDWKRMMGGAYDLIVDNVPYLAFVSLLCVLYISNTHRAVETERALVEYNKELKELRWEYMDAKSQLMNVQIESEVIKSGNKIGLSPLSLPAYSVKKK from the coding sequence ATGTGGAGGAAAAAGAAAATAGAAAAAGAGCAAGAAGAGTCGTCGTCCTTTAAAGACAAGCTGGATTGGAAAAGGATGATGGGCGGTGCTTATGATTTGATAGTGGATAATGTGCCTTATCTGGCTTTTGTGTCTTTGTTATGTGTGTTGTATATCAGTAATACGCATCGTGCGGTAGAAACAGAAAGAGCTTTAGTAGAGTATAATAAAGAGCTGAAAGAGTTGAGGTGGGAGTATATGGATGCGAAGTCGCAATTGATGAATGTGCAGATAGAGTCTGAAGTAATAAAGAGTGGTAACAAAATTGGCTTATCGCCTTTGAGTTTGCCAGCTTATAGTGTAAAGAAAAAATAG
- the rsmH gene encoding 16S rRNA (cytosine(1402)-N(4))-methyltransferase RsmH, with translation MSNSGFYHTSVLLEESVDSLAIRPDGVYVDATFGGGGHSKEILKRLNAKGRLIVFDHDEDAWQNMPDDERVIQVRENFRYIKRFLKLHGYEEVDGILADLGVSSYQFDTAERGFSIRFDGPLDMRMDKRLEMTAADILKTYSEEQLHKLFERYGEVRNAKQLAKRIVEEREVAGLDSTDSFKAMIAPVVRGKENRYLAQVFQALRIEVNDEMGALEDFLEQSAKCLKAGGRLSVITFHSIEDRIVKLFMKRGSWEEEEKDVFGRVVSEKLLKPLSNKSIESTEEELKNNSRARSARLRIAERI, from the coding sequence ATGAGTAATTCGGGGTTTTATCATACATCAGTTCTTCTTGAAGAGTCTGTAGATAGTTTGGCAATTAGGCCCGACGGTGTGTATGTGGATGCTACGTTTGGTGGTGGTGGTCATAGTAAGGAGATATTAAAAAGGTTGAATGCCAAAGGTCGCTTGATCGTTTTTGATCATGATGAGGATGCTTGGCAGAATATGCCTGATGATGAGCGTGTGATACAGGTGAGGGAGAATTTTAGATACATCAAGCGTTTTTTGAAGTTGCACGGGTATGAAGAGGTGGATGGGATACTCGCAGATCTTGGGGTGAGTTCTTATCAGTTTGATACGGCAGAGCGTGGTTTTTCGATCCGCTTTGATGGTCCTTTGGATATGAGGATGGACAAGCGATTGGAAATGACAGCGGCGGATATCTTGAAGACGTATAGCGAAGAGCAGTTGCATAAGCTTTTTGAGCGATATGGCGAGGTGAGAAATGCGAAGCAGTTGGCTAAAAGAATAGTAGAAGAAAGGGAAGTGGCAGGCTTGGATAGTACAGATTCTTTCAAGGCTATGATAGCACCTGTGGTACGAGGAAAAGAGAATAGGTATTTGGCGCAAGTGTTTCAGGCGTTAAGAATAGAGGTGAATGATGAAATGGGTGCATTGGAAGATTTTTTAGAGCAGTCGGCTAAGTGTTTGAAAGCGGGGGGTAGGTTGAGTGTTATTACATTTCATTCTATAGAAGACAGAATAGTGAAGTTGTTTATGAAAAGAGGAAGTTGGGAAGAAGAGGAGAAAGATGTGTTCGGGCGAGTGGTGTCGGAAAAATTGTTGAAGCCGCTTAGTAATAAATCTATAGAGTCGACAGAAGAGGAGTTGAAGAATAATTCAAGAGCGCGTAGTGCTCGACTTCGTATAGCAGAGCGTATATAA
- the mraZ gene encoding division/cell wall cluster transcriptional repressor MraZ translates to MNLLGEYEIALDTKGRFLLPSGFRKQLSEEAASRFVINRGFESCLTLYPLESWNKLAEKVNKLNDFNPKVREFKRLFMNGATFVDVDSAGRVLVPKSLQEYAGIKKEMVFSAQGSKVELWDRATYHNYISSNAANFSDLAAEVAGGDFVNPFDDL, encoded by the coding sequence ATGAATCTACTAGGAGAATACGAAATAGCATTGGATACCAAAGGGCGCTTTTTGCTTCCTTCGGGTTTCCGTAAGCAGCTCTCGGAAGAGGCGGCTTCGCGTTTCGTTATTAATCGTGGATTTGAAAGTTGTTTAACGTTATATCCTCTTGAGAGTTGGAATAAGTTGGCTGAAAAAGTAAACAAGCTGAATGATTTTAATCCAAAGGTAAGAGAGTTTAAGCGTTTGTTTATGAACGGCGCCACATTTGTGGACGTGGATTCTGCGGGTAGGGTTTTGGTGCCAAAGTCATTACAGGAATATGCAGGTATAAAGAAAGAGATGGTGTTCTCTGCGCAAGGAAGCAAAGTGGAGTTGTGGGATAGAGCAACCTATCATAATTATATAAGTAGTAATGCGGCCAACTTTAGTGACCTGGCAGCAGAAGTGGCAGGTGGTGATTTTGTGAATCCTTTTGACGATTTGTAG
- the bamD gene encoding outer membrane protein assembly factor BamD, giving the protein MKNYLVVFMSLLLLASCTGYERVLKSNDVNYKLKKANEYFEKKKYSQANQLYESLIPVMKQTRNYEPLYYRYAYTFYYLKDYLSASYHFKNFFDFFPSSKDAEECEFLYGYCLYKESPKSSLDQTYTIKAVEALQSFINVHPQSKKVSEASKIISDCRTKLETKDAAAAKLYYNIGQYKASGVAYQMVTRNYLSSTKIDYYQYMIVKSWFNYAKASVKSKQEERFATAIEAYKELVDTYPKSQYLREAEEYNTQAENYIKKIRDEHK; this is encoded by the coding sequence GTGAAGAATTATTTGGTTGTTTTCATGAGTTTACTATTGTTAGCCTCTTGTACAGGATACGAGAGAGTACTTAAAAGTAATGATGTAAACTATAAGCTTAAAAAAGCTAATGAATACTTTGAAAAAAAGAAGTACTCACAAGCCAACCAATTGTACGAAAGCCTAATACCCGTAATGAAACAGACTCGTAACTACGAGCCACTTTATTACAGATACGCTTACACATTCTACTACCTAAAAGATTATTTATCAGCGTCTTATCACTTCAAGAACTTTTTTGACTTCTTCCCTAGTAGTAAAGATGCTGAAGAGTGCGAATTCTTATATGGCTACTGTTTATATAAAGAGTCTCCAAAATCTTCACTAGACCAAACCTATACAATAAAAGCTGTTGAAGCCTTACAATCGTTCATCAATGTTCACCCGCAGTCAAAAAAAGTAAGTGAGGCAAGCAAAATAATTTCTGATTGCAGGACGAAACTTGAGACTAAGGATGCAGCTGCAGCAAAGCTTTATTACAACATTGGTCAATACAAAGCATCAGGCGTTGCCTACCAAATGGTAACCAGAAACTATCTTAGCTCTACTAAAATAGACTACTATCAGTATATGATCGTTAAGTCTTGGTTCAACTACGCAAAAGCCAGCGTAAAGAGCAAACAAGAAGAGCGTTTTGCAACTGCAATTGAAGCTTATAAAGAATTAGTTGATACATATCCAAAATCTCAATACCTTCGCGAAGCTGAAGAGTATAATACTCAAGCTGAGAATTACATAAAAAAAATACGTGATGAGCACAAATAA
- a CDS encoding DNA-directed RNA polymerase subunit omega, which translates to MSTNKKAIAAVQPMAITQDVTAIKEKTGNLYESIAIIAKRSNQIAVNMKEELHRKLDEFTIHADNLEEIHENKEQIEISKIYERMANPARLATAEFMDDKIYHRKK; encoded by the coding sequence ATGAGCACAAATAAGAAAGCAATTGCAGCAGTACAGCCAATGGCAATTACGCAAGACGTAACAGCCATTAAGGAAAAAACTGGCAACCTATATGAGTCTATCGCTATCATAGCTAAACGCTCAAATCAAATTGCAGTGAATATGAAAGAAGAGTTGCACCGCAAGCTTGATGAATTCACTATCCATGCTGACAACTTGGAAGAAATTCACGAAAACAAAGAGCAAATAGAGATATCTAAGATATATGAGCGTATGGCTAACCCTGCACGTTTGGCTACTGCAGAATTTATGGATGATAAAATATACCACCGTAAGAAATAA
- a CDS encoding YjjG family noncanonical pyrimidine nucleotidase, with translation MKKQYKHLFFDLDHTLWDFDKNSRYTLEKLYQEYELEQRGIYDFEEFFTKYNAHNDKLWDKFRKGHIKRDELRWKRLWLTLIDYKIGDTALAHEMSSAYLEILPVQKELTPYAKEVLDHCKDKYQIHIITNGFHATQKLKLQYSGISSYFSEIISSEGSNSMKPRPEIYEFALNATGATEEDSIMIGDALEVDVKGAANAGWDQVYYNPHQIEHNSQPTYEITSLKELLTIF, from the coding sequence ATGAAGAAACAATACAAGCATCTCTTTTTTGATTTAGACCATACACTTTGGGACTTCGACAAAAACTCCAGATATACGCTTGAAAAACTATATCAGGAATATGAACTGGAGCAAAGAGGAATATATGACTTCGAAGAGTTTTTCACTAAATACAATGCTCATAACGACAAACTTTGGGACAAGTTTAGAAAAGGACATATAAAAAGAGATGAGCTGAGATGGAAACGCCTATGGCTGACCCTTATAGACTACAAAATTGGAGATACTGCTTTGGCTCACGAAATGAGCTCTGCTTATTTGGAAATACTGCCAGTACAAAAAGAGCTAACGCCTTATGCCAAAGAAGTTCTAGACCATTGCAAAGACAAATATCAAATACATATTATCACTAATGGCTTCCACGCTACTCAAAAGCTAAAGTTGCAGTATTCCGGCATTTCAAGTTATTTTTCTGAAATAATATCCTCGGAAGGCAGCAATAGCATGAAACCTCGTCCTGAAATCTATGAATTTGCTCTAAATGCAACTGGCGCTACTGAAGAAGACAGTATTATGATAGGAGACGCACTTGAAGTAGATGTAAAAGGTGCGGCCAATGCTGGTTGGGATCAAGTTTATTATAACCCACACCAAATAGAGCATAATAGTCAACCTACTTATGAGATCACCTCTTTAAAAGAGCTATTGACCATTTTCTAA
- a CDS encoding DUF721 domain-containing protein, with the protein MGQYSIGEAINLLMQKSGWKPKVIELRLKQEWETIVGKTIAKYTRNMYYDNGILTIYTDVAPLKQELQLGKQQLINNINEYLEETAIRDIIVK; encoded by the coding sequence ATGGGGCAATATAGCATAGGCGAAGCTATCAATTTATTAATGCAAAAATCGGGCTGGAAGCCCAAAGTAATAGAGTTACGCCTAAAACAGGAATGGGAGACGATAGTGGGGAAAACAATAGCTAAATATACACGTAATATGTATTACGATAATGGCATATTGACCATTTATACTGATGTGGCTCCCCTTAAACAAGAGTTACAGCTTGGTAAACAACAACTTATAAATAATATCAATGAATATCTGGAAGAGACAGCTATTCGCGATATTATAGTGAAATAG